From Argopecten irradians isolate NY chromosome 2, Ai_NY, whole genome shotgun sequence, the proteins below share one genomic window:
- the LOC138316917 gene encoding uncharacterized transporter HI_0519-like, with translation MDKDTEKHTVSPVTENPKTEEMSATQSYKEVPNDPELTIPDDVRKETAIAITITDGEIPEATTPDKLWISEFIAKYKSLFVKATKVTIAGLFLVYVGYCMTVEFGSEGSLRLLIGTILGYLYLTWKLLQKWEGFSNIYADLKQLKCQGRIQIKIRKYIRWGLYIAMLVLIGSLVGTAVAKGNYRNLVSLGGLVAFLLLLYVTSLDRANVSWHAVFWGFGIQFIMAIFVLYTSGGKEAVIWCSTRLSELLAHSSKGSEFVFGKDYMQFYFAFSLLPMVIFFVAIVRVLTYLGVLRFINHTLGTMLAFCTGTTVPEAICAAANVFVGGGQAILFIKEYMNYLTESEIFCVFVGNVASIGGGAVVLYSGYGVPVEYLISASVLSAPAALAAAKLNYPSSPSLQVTDEKIKKDELVSTETNILHALSEGARQGLKFVASISVNIVVVLAVLDFIDMSLQWFGARAGLENFNFESISSYLFYPFAFLIGVDIGDCFRVANLLGLRSLIDISVAYIQMGIYIKNKEIFNEYSSLYNDTLIYEDSYDVYLPQWNQTLVKGILSDRSEVITCYALCGFASLSSLGISIGSISVLAPRFIGAVTKLAPRAVIVGTLACYFTACVAGMIYQE, from the exons ATGGACAAGGACACTGAGAAG CACACTGTATCTCCAGTAACGGAGAACCCGAAGACAGAGGAGATGTCCGCTACACAGTCCTATAAGGAAGTACCAAACGATCCAGAATTGACTATTCCTGACGACGTAAGAAAAGAAACAGCAATAGCGATTACAATCACAGATGGTGAAATACCGGAGGCAACCACACCTGACAAGTTGTGGATTTCAGAATTTATAGCAAAATACAAAAGCCTCTTCGTCAAGGCAACCAAAGTCACCATAGCGGGACTGTTTTTGGTGTATGTTGGATACTGTATGACAGTTGAATTCGGTTCCGAAGGCTCTCTGAGACTTCTTATTGGAACTATATTGGGATATCTATATCTGACGTGGAAGTTACTACAGAAATGGGAAGGATTTTCGAACATTTACGCTGATCTTAAACAACTGAAATGCCAGGGAAggatacaaataaaaataaggAAATATATCCGTTG GGGCCTCTACATCGCCATGCTGGTGCTCATAGGGTCATTGGTAGGAACTGCCGTTGCCAAGGGTAACTACAGAAATCTGGTATCGCTTGGTGGCCTTGTGGCCTTCCTTCTTCTGCTATATGTGACTTCCTTGGATCGCGCAAAT GTATCATGGCACGCTGTGTTTTGGGGGTTCGGAATTCAATTCATCATGGCCATATTTGTACTGTACACGAGTGGCGGGAAGGAAGCTGTCATCTGGTGTAGCACGCGCCTTAGTGAACTACTCGCGCACTCCAGTAAAGGCTCAGAATTTGTTTTCGGCAAAGATTACatgcaattttattttgcttttagt CTTTTACCGATGGTTATATTCTTTGTTGCCATCGTGAGAGTTTTAACTTATCTTGGAGTTCTCCGCTTCATCAACCATACATTGGGAACCATGTTAGCATTCTGTACAGGAACGACAGTACCGGAGGCAATATGTGCTGCAGCCAACGTGTTTGTAGGAGGG GGACAAGCTATTCTCTTTATCAAGGAATATATGAATTACCTGACGGAGTCTGAGATATTCTGTGTGTTTGTGGGGAACGTAGCCTCTATCGGTGGTGGGGCTGTCGTCCTGTACTCCGGCTATGGG GTCCCCGTGGAGTACTTGATATCCGCTTCTGTTCTGTCCGCCCCGGCAGCTCTGGCTGCGGCCAAGCTGAATTATCCAAGTTCGCCATCTCTTCAGGTTACGGACGAAAAGATAAAAAAGGACGAACTTGTGAG TACAGAGACAAACATTCTCCATGCCTTATCCGAGGGAGCCAGACAGGGTCTGAAATTCGTAGCCAGTATATCGGTCAACATAGTGGTAGTGTTGGCGGTGCTCGACTTTATTGACATGTCTTTACAATGGTTTGGAGCCAGAGCTGGACtggaaaatttcaattttgag AGCATTTCGTCCTATCTCTTTTACCCGTTTGCCTTCCTGATTGGCGTGGATATTGGCGATTGTTTCAGGGTCGCTAACCTTCTTGGTTTAAGGAGCCTGATAGATATCTCCGTAGCATATATTCAGATGGGAATTTATATCAAgaacaaagaaatatttaatgAGTACTCGTCGTTATATAACGACACTCTCATCTATGAGGATTCTTACGATGTGTATTTACCACAGTGGAACCAAACTCTGGTAAAGGGAATCTTGTCG GACCGGTCAGAGGTCATCACCTGTTATGCCTTGTGTGGTTTCGCCTCGCTGTCATCCCTTGGCATAAGTATAGGCTCGATATCTGTCCTGGCTCCTCGGTTCATTGGAGCCGTCACCAAGCTGGCCCCACGGGCTGTTATTGTTGGTACGCTCGCCTGCTACTTCACGGCTTGTGTGGCGG GTATGATTTATCAGGAGTAG